In one window of Thermomicrobiales bacterium DNA:
- a CDS encoding pyridoxal-dependent decarboxylase, translated as MSRSTDPFADADAVLEQASETAREWVRRLATQPVSRRIGPTEMAELLNEPLPEHGTDARDVVQAWLDRARGGIVASPGPRFFGFVNGGSTPAALAGDWLASAIDQNAGFWLSSPAAAQTELVVLDWLKSLFHLPTEWHGAITSGATMSNLVGLAAARQWAGNQLGFDPALDGLAGHPPIPVISSTEIHASARKALGTLGIGRASVQEIAAPGGAIDLDELRAALEALDGPAIVIANAGEVNTGAFDAIDKAAAICRAHAPGVWLHVDGAFGLFAAASPQLRPLVAGIEQANSVAADGHKWLNVPYDSGFAFVRDVDMLRAAFNAIGPYIAPAADTGWEPASHVPEMSRRFRALPAWCALKAYGRDGYRDLVERCCSNAGSFGEWVESTPGIELLAPVPLNIVCFRVVAPDLAATQLDALNAEVAAAIQRDGRAFVTGTSWRGQYAIRAAFDNWATTQSDVEILQQAVLDARDLVLQETTHA; from the coding sequence ATGAGCCGGTCAACCGATCCGTTTGCTGATGCTGACGCTGTCCTCGAACAGGCATCTGAAACCGCGCGCGAGTGGGTTCGTCGCCTGGCAACGCAGCCGGTCAGCAGACGTATCGGGCCGACAGAGATGGCCGAGTTGCTCAACGAGCCGTTGCCCGAGCACGGCACCGACGCGCGCGACGTCGTGCAGGCGTGGCTCGATCGCGCCAGGGGCGGCATCGTCGCTTCGCCCGGTCCGCGCTTCTTTGGCTTTGTCAACGGCGGCTCAACACCGGCGGCGCTCGCCGGAGACTGGCTCGCCTCAGCGATCGACCAGAACGCGGGCTTCTGGCTCTCCAGTCCGGCAGCGGCACAGACCGAGCTGGTTGTTCTCGACTGGCTCAAGTCGTTGTTCCACTTGCCGACCGAGTGGCACGGCGCGATCACCAGCGGGGCAACGATGTCGAACCTCGTCGGCCTCGCTGCCGCACGTCAGTGGGCCGGTAATCAGCTCGGATTCGATCCGGCGCTCGATGGTCTGGCCGGTCACCCGCCAATTCCGGTGATTTCATCGACCGAGATCCATGCCAGCGCCCGTAAGGCGCTCGGCACGCTGGGCATTGGTCGCGCCAGCGTGCAGGAGATTGCCGCACCTGGCGGCGCGATCGATCTGGACGAGCTCCGCGCAGCCCTCGAAGCGCTCGACGGACCAGCAATCGTCATTGCCAACGCAGGCGAGGTGAATACCGGTGCGTTCGATGCAATCGACAAGGCCGCTGCGATCTGCCGCGCACACGCGCCGGGCGTCTGGCTGCACGTCGATGGCGCGTTCGGGCTGTTCGCCGCTGCATCACCACAACTCCGGCCACTCGTCGCTGGTATCGAGCAGGCAAACTCGGTCGCTGCCGATGGCCACAAGTGGCTCAACGTGCCCTACGACTCCGGCTTCGCGTTCGTCCGCGATGTCGACATGTTGCGCGCCGCGTTCAACGCCATCGGCCCATACATCGCCCCGGCTGCCGACACCGGCTGGGAACCCGCCTCGCACGTACCGGAGATGTCGCGCCGCTTCCGCGCACTGCCGGCCTGGTGCGCACTGAAGGCGTACGGGCGGGACGGCTACCGCGATCTGGTCGAACGCTGCTGCTCCAACGCCGGATCGTTCGGCGAGTGGGTCGAGTCGACGCCCGGAATTGAGCTCCTCGCCCCGGTGCCGCTGAACATCGTCTGCTTCCGCGTCGTCGCGCCGGACTTGGCCGCCACCCAGCTCGACGCACTGAACGCCGAAGTAGCCGCCGCAATCCAGCGCGATGGCCGCGCGTTCGTCACCGGCACCAGCTGGCGCGGCCAATACGCAATCCGCGCCGCCTTCGACAACTGGGCGACGACGCAATCCGACGTCGAAATCCTCCAGCAAGCAGTCCTCGACGCGCGCGATCTGGTACTGCAGGAAACGACGCACGCATGA
- a CDS encoding cupin domain-containing protein, with amino-acid sequence MKIRADADCPLEIWRDGVETRMYASAEAGAGQLTVFEQWCAPGNGAPSHLHAVEEVLRIVAGTAEAWVGDERQTVTAPASVLIPAGIVHGFRNIGETTLQVLAVLAEPVFEARYIDPERDVRRWPPN; translated from the coding sequence GTGAAGATTCGCGCTGACGCCGATTGCCCACTGGAGATCTGGCGCGACGGCGTCGAAACGCGGATGTACGCCTCTGCCGAAGCCGGCGCCGGTCAGCTCACCGTCTTCGAGCAGTGGTGCGCGCCGGGTAATGGCGCGCCGTCGCATCTCCACGCGGTCGAAGAGGTCCTCCGCATTGTTGCCGGCACAGCCGAAGCTTGGGTTGGCGATGAGCGCCAGACAGTGACTGCGCCGGCCAGCGTCCTGATCCCCGCAGGGATCGTCCACGGCTTCCGCAATATCGGTGAGACAACGCTGCAGGTCCTCGCCGTCCTCGCCGAGCCAGTCTTCGAGGCACGCTACATCGACCCGGAACGCGATGTCCGCCGCTGGCCGCCGAACTGA
- the zapE gene encoding cell division protein ZapE, which translates to MSGGQTDARDVVPPSLRSFVVPPRFDAATFDTYQPDPAYPSQARARDRLVDAVAELSNGTARRGLINRFRRSSSGPSWHALYLDGRFGVGKTHLLAAANHATDVPKAYLSFADLTYAVGAMGMTAAVELLGQAQLICLDEFELDDPGNTMLSTSFVRAVLDRGSRLIVTSNTLPGELGKGRFSADEFQREIGTLAALFESIRIDGDDYRQRRFGANDTLPRIVSSAMLDHVPDVLRWSDLQHMLITVPPLHFSDLIQRYASLAIDGLAPLTDQDMALRFVHFIDKVYDRGMPLLVSSDCQPDDLFPPSYGYGGFERKFRRCQSRLHEMLAQPLSRLTGAELGEEVAGEDSR; encoded by the coding sequence GTGAGCGGAGGCCAGACCGACGCTCGCGATGTCGTCCCGCCATCGCTGCGGTCGTTCGTCGTTCCACCGCGCTTCGACGCAGCGACGTTCGACACCTACCAGCCCGACCCCGCCTACCCGTCACAGGCCCGCGCCCGCGATCGGTTAGTCGACGCGGTTGCTGAGCTGTCCAACGGCACGGCCCGTCGCGGGCTCATCAATCGATTCCGGCGCTCCAGCTCTGGTCCGAGCTGGCATGCGCTCTATCTCGATGGGCGTTTCGGCGTAGGCAAGACGCATCTGCTCGCCGCCGCCAACCACGCGACCGACGTGCCGAAGGCGTACTTGTCCTTTGCCGACCTGACCTATGCGGTCGGAGCGATGGGCATGACCGCTGCGGTCGAGCTGTTGGGACAGGCGCAGCTCATCTGTCTGGATGAGTTTGAGCTGGACGATCCGGGTAACACCATGCTGTCCACGTCGTTTGTGCGTGCGGTGCTGGATCGTGGTTCGCGTCTGATCGTCACCTCCAACACGTTGCCTGGTGAGCTGGGTAAAGGGCGATTCAGTGCGGACGAGTTTCAGCGCGAGATCGGGACGCTCGCCGCACTCTTCGAGTCCATTCGCATTGATGGCGATGACTACCGCCAGCGGCGCTTCGGCGCGAACGATACGCTGCCACGGATCGTGTCATCCGCGATGCTCGACCACGTGCCCGACGTGCTGCGCTGGTCCGATCTTCAGCACATGCTGATCACGGTGCCGCCGTTGCACTTCAGTGATCTTATTCAGCGCTACGCCAGCTTGGCGATTGATGGCCTCGCGCCGCTCACCGATCAGGATATGGCCCTGCGCTTCGTTCACTTCATCGACAAGGTCTATGACCGTGGTATGCCGCTGCTGGTTTCCAGTGATTGCCAGCCGGACGATCTGTTCCCGCCGAGTTACGGTTACGGCGGGTTCGAGCGCAAGTTCCGGCGCTGCCAGTCGCGCTTGCACGAGATGCTGGCCCAGCCGCTATCCCGGCTGACCGGAGCAGAGCTTGGTGAGGAGGTAGCTGGTGAAGATTCGCGCTGA
- a CDS encoding PAS domain S-box protein, with translation MPERTFDLPVYLRSLIDAVQDGFVIRTLDGTIVEVNRAFLDLVGYEREEVIRQRAPYDWWVETAGNEELAAIGDRYLRGSAADDRVHYRRKDGEIFPALVTSNPLRDEHGTIVGYIGTFKDISAWSSVEQRLWFQAQLIDQVQAAVIATDAGGKVLLWSTGAETLFGYPREEMLGRDLTRLLVEATGHERAQAILTQLSGHEPWEGELNVPRRDGGRLPVLAAVSSLYVDSGELAGFVVVSVDLRERKRTESRIAAQYEAAQVLANSDSLSDGLHAVIEAVGKRIDWQAGLFWTPDAVTETLQCIDVWSAPGVEISDFELDSRRGLGQDDLPGRVWRLREPIWIDDVSHDPEFERAESAATAGLRTAIAFPIEAEGRLIGVMELLSQELEPRDDSLVAMLMTIGRQVGQFVERRKALASLRESEGRFRMMAESVPVMLWLTSPSGHVEYLNRVWRDFTGRPSEQDLGDGWLENLHPDDRSDVTVAYREAFESQTPYEIEFRLRRFDGEYRWVLATGMPRFDADGVFRGFTGSCLDIDERRRHETHQRFLSDATRDLASSLDVNQTLNSVARLAVPTIAEWCVIYGMDTDGNLQHEAMAHAGMDSDAGTCDQEPFAYAQQLDAAVADAARMQQPRICTLDGDVFQHELDDLASAPDQSATVMISPIIARDRVLGVVALGSSGHGRHYGEADMALAQHLARRIAVAIDNSRLYQESQESARARDQFLAVAAHELRSPLTSMKGFAQLLLRRANRSQAGVEWLSPLETIDTQVNRMAELVNRLLDVSRIEEKRLQLVLGEADLRQIVTSAVVEARMTTENHTVEYVGVEEPVEMALDATRVTQVLSNLLDNAIRYSPADTTVSVNLQADEGAAIVSVRDEGPGVPDHLRQRLFERYFSGSNSLRSSSEGLGLGLYVASGIVEAHGGIIWVESDGENGATFNVRFPRIEVPPVEEEA, from the coding sequence ATGCCTGAGCGCACATTCGACTTGCCAGTCTATCTGCGGTCGCTCATTGACGCTGTCCAGGATGGCTTCGTCATCCGCACGCTGGATGGCACGATCGTGGAGGTCAATCGCGCGTTTCTGGACCTGGTTGGCTACGAGCGCGAAGAGGTCATCAGGCAGCGCGCGCCGTACGACTGGTGGGTTGAGACTGCCGGTAACGAAGAGTTGGCGGCCATTGGCGACCGCTATCTGCGCGGCAGCGCCGCAGACGATCGGGTGCATTATCGTCGCAAGGACGGCGAGATCTTTCCTGCACTCGTCACCAGCAACCCACTCCGTGATGAGCACGGCACTATCGTCGGGTACATCGGCACATTCAAGGACATATCGGCATGGTCGTCAGTCGAGCAGCGGCTCTGGTTCCAGGCTCAGCTGATCGATCAGGTGCAGGCCGCCGTCATCGCCACCGATGCGGGCGGCAAGGTGCTGCTGTGGAGCACTGGTGCCGAGACGCTGTTTGGTTACCCGCGCGAGGAGATGCTCGGCCGCGACCTCACGCGGCTGCTGGTTGAGGCGACCGGCCACGAACGCGCGCAGGCGATTCTGACGCAACTCTCGGGGCACGAGCCCTGGGAGGGAGAGCTGAATGTCCCCCGCCGCGATGGAGGACGACTGCCGGTCCTCGCAGCCGTCTCATCGCTGTATGTCGATTCCGGCGAGTTGGCCGGCTTCGTCGTTGTCTCCGTCGACCTACGTGAACGCAAGCGCACCGAGTCGCGGATTGCGGCTCAGTACGAGGCTGCCCAGGTGCTGGCTAACTCCGACTCGCTGTCCGACGGTCTGCACGCTGTGATCGAGGCGGTCGGCAAGCGCATCGACTGGCAGGCCGGTCTGTTCTGGACACCCGATGCCGTAACGGAGACGCTGCAATGCATCGATGTTTGGAGCGCCCCCGGCGTTGAGATCTCCGACTTCGAGTTGGATTCGCGTCGCGGGCTTGGACAAGACGACCTGCCGGGTCGCGTCTGGCGGCTGCGCGAGCCAATCTGGATCGACGATGTCAGCCACGATCCGGAGTTCGAGCGCGCGGAAAGCGCCGCGACAGCCGGATTGCGGACGGCAATCGCGTTCCCGATCGAGGCCGAGGGTCGTCTCATTGGCGTCATGGAGCTGCTGTCGCAGGAACTCGAACCGCGCGACGATTCGCTGGTTGCGATGCTGATGACGATCGGTCGGCAGGTTGGTCAGTTCGTCGAGCGGCGTAAGGCGCTGGCGTCGTTGCGCGAGAGCGAGGGGCGCTTCCGCATGATGGCGGAGAGCGTGCCGGTCATGCTCTGGCTGACATCGCCGAGCGGCCACGTCGAATATCTCAACCGGGTCTGGCGCGACTTCACCGGCCGACCGTCTGAGCAGGATCTCGGCGACGGCTGGCTGGAAAACCTGCACCCCGACGATCGGTCAGATGTTACGGTGGCCTATCGTGAGGCGTTCGAATCGCAAACACCGTATGAGATCGAGTTTCGCCTGCGACGCTTTGATGGCGAATACCGCTGGGTGCTGGCGACCGGTATGCCGCGCTTCGACGCCGATGGTGTGTTCCGTGGATTCACCGGCTCCTGCCTCGACATTGATGAGCGGCGGCGTCACGAGACACATCAGCGCTTCCTCAGCGATGCAACGCGCGATCTGGCCTCCTCGCTGGATGTCAACCAGACGTTGAATAGCGTCGCGCGGCTGGCTGTGCCGACCATCGCCGAGTGGTGCGTGATCTATGGCATGGACACCGATGGCAATCTGCAGCACGAGGCAATGGCTCACGCCGGCATGGACTCGGACGCCGGTACATGCGACCAGGAACCGTTCGCGTACGCGCAGCAGCTCGACGCCGCGGTCGCTGATGCGGCGCGCATGCAGCAGCCGCGCATCTGTACGCTCGACGGCGACGTGTTCCAGCACGAACTGGACGACCTTGCAAGCGCGCCGGACCAATCCGCGACGGTCATGATCTCACCGATCATCGCGCGCGATCGCGTTCTGGGCGTGGTGGCGTTGGGGAGCAGCGGGCACGGTCGCCACTACGGCGAGGCCGACATGGCCCTGGCGCAGCATCTCGCGCGCCGAATCGCCGTAGCGATCGACAATTCGCGGCTCTATCAGGAGTCGCAGGAGTCGGCCCGCGCCCGTGATCAGTTCCTGGCCGTGGCTGCCCATGAGCTTCGGAGTCCGCTGACGTCAATGAAGGGTTTCGCTCAGCTCCTGTTGCGACGTGCGAACCGCAGTCAGGCGGGCGTCGAATGGCTTAGCCCGTTGGAGACGATTGATACTCAGGTCAACCGGATGGCCGAGCTGGTCAACCGCTTGCTGGATGTCTCGCGAATCGAGGAGAAGCGCCTGCAGCTCGTCCTCGGCGAGGCTGATCTGCGGCAGATCGTGACCAGCGCTGTCGTTGAGGCGCGTATGACCACGGAGAACCACACGGTTGAATACGTTGGTGTCGAAGAGCCGGTCGAGATGGCGCTCGACGCCACCCGCGTGACGCAGGTGCTGTCCAACTTGCTCGACAACGCGATCCGCTACAGCCCGGCAGACACGACCGTCTCAGTTAATCTCCAGGCAGACGAAGGCGCGGCGATCGTCTCCGTCCGCGATGAGGGTCCGGGTGTCCCCGATCATTTGCGGCAGCGATTGTTCGAGCGCTATTTCAGTGGTAGCAACTCGTTGCGCAGCTCTTCGGAGGGTCTGGGTCTCGGCCTCTACGTCGCGAGTGGCATCGTCGAGGCGCACGGCGGAATCATCTGGGTCGAGAGCGACGGTGAGAACGGGGCAACGTTCAACGTCCGCTTCCCGCGGATCGAGGTTCCGCCTGTTGAGGAGGAGGCGTGA
- a CDS encoding class II aldolase/adducin family protein, with protein MDEPMTIDAWISDMTAAVARLAALGALEAAAGNVSIFLPAVTPGLDEFLTRRMPAATDASANFGPPLPPGVLLITGTGRRLPDLARDPDRVLCAVVWDADGTATLHRAHESIRPTSEIDSHLGIHALALSDQPRLHAVVHAQPPKITWLSHIPAYQDGPRMNRQLMRWQPETLVMLADGIGVVPFITPGTPEQGDATTQAMRTHRLVVWAQHGVVARSDGGPSAAVDLIDYTEAAATYEVLDITSGRPAPGMSVAQMRLIAERFGVSTTLLDQLPEEALAAPTI; from the coding sequence ATGGACGAGCCGATGACAATTGATGCCTGGATCAGCGACATGACCGCCGCAGTGGCGCGCCTGGCTGCACTCGGAGCGCTCGAAGCGGCAGCCGGGAATGTCTCCATCTTTCTCCCTGCGGTCACACCCGGGCTGGACGAATTCCTTACCCGCCGAATGCCGGCTGCGACTGATGCGTCGGCCAACTTTGGCCCGCCTCTGCCGCCCGGAGTGCTGCTGATTACCGGCACCGGGCGGCGCTTGCCGGACCTCGCGCGTGACCCGGACCGCGTGCTTTGCGCGGTTGTCTGGGATGCGGACGGTACGGCGACGCTGCATCGCGCGCACGAGTCGATCCGCCCGACAAGCGAGATTGACAGCCATCTGGGAATTCACGCGCTGGCGCTCAGCGATCAGCCACGCCTGCACGCCGTGGTCCATGCCCAGCCACCGAAGATCACCTGGCTTTCGCACATCCCCGCCTATCAGGATGGCCCACGCATGAATCGGCAGCTGATGCGTTGGCAGCCGGAGACGCTGGTCATGCTGGCAGACGGCATCGGCGTCGTGCCATTCATTACGCCCGGCACTCCTGAGCAAGGAGACGCGACGACGCAGGCGATGCGCACGCACCGTCTGGTCGTCTGGGCGCAGCATGGTGTCGTTGCGCGATCCGACGGCGGCCCGAGTGCAGCCGTCGACCTCATTGACTACACCGAAGCTGCTGCAACGTACGAGGTGCTGGACATCACATCCGGTCGCCCCGCTCCCGGCATGAGTGTTGCGCAAATGAGATTGATTGCCGAGCGCTTCGGCGTTTCCACGACCCTGCTGGACCAGCTCCCCGAGGAGGCACTGGCTGCTCCGACGATCTGA